In Phycisphaerae bacterium, a single window of DNA contains:
- a CDS encoding aminotransferase class I/II-fold pyridoxal phosphate-dependent enzyme, with protein sequence MATDINPNWRLATRAIHVGSEPDPTTGATVPPIHPTSTFTQASPGKNKGYEYARSGNPTRAGLERCLASLEGGTRGAAFSSGSAATAAVFATLKPGDRVLAYSDVYGGTFRLLKRVFEGFGLEPVFIDETDPAAFSDRLDKRTKLVWLETPTNPLLRCLDIAAIAERAHAAGIRLAVDNTFATPALQRPLELGADYVVHSTTKYIGGHSDVIGGAVIVKEASLIEPVAFLQNALGGVPGPFDCYLQHRGIKTLALRMRAHCENATAIAKHLAGHRKLASVVYPFQEDHPDCALARRQMSGGGGIVTIVFRGESGGGSGGESPDAAAARRFCENVRVFSLAESLGGVESLVNHPAIMTHASIPREIRESRGITDGLVRLSVGVEDVGDLIADLDQALDKA encoded by the coding sequence ATGGCAACGGATATCAACCCGAATTGGCGTCTGGCCACGCGCGCGATCCACGTGGGCTCGGAGCCGGACCCGACGACGGGCGCGACGGTTCCGCCCATCCACCCGACGAGTACGTTCACGCAGGCTTCGCCGGGGAAAAACAAAGGGTACGAGTATGCGCGGTCGGGAAACCCGACGCGCGCGGGGCTCGAGCGTTGCCTGGCGTCGCTGGAGGGTGGTACTCGCGGCGCGGCGTTTTCCTCCGGCTCGGCGGCAACGGCGGCGGTGTTCGCCACGCTCAAGCCGGGCGATCGGGTGCTGGCGTATTCCGACGTCTACGGCGGGACGTTCCGGCTGCTGAAACGCGTGTTTGAGGGCTTCGGGCTGGAGCCGGTTTTCATTGATGAAACCGATCCGGCGGCGTTTTCCGATCGGCTCGACAAACGCACGAAACTGGTGTGGCTGGAGACGCCGACGAATCCGCTGCTGCGCTGCCTCGACATTGCCGCCATTGCGGAGCGGGCGCACGCGGCGGGAATCCGTCTGGCGGTGGACAACACGTTTGCCACACCCGCCCTTCAGCGTCCGCTGGAACTGGGGGCCGACTACGTTGTCCACAGCACGACGAAGTACATTGGCGGACACAGCGATGTGATCGGCGGCGCGGTGATCGTCAAGGAAGCGAGCTTGATCGAACCCGTCGCGTTTCTCCAGAACGCGCTGGGGGGCGTGCCGGGGCCATTCGACTGTTACCTCCAGCATCGGGGGATCAAGACGCTTGCCCTGCGCATGCGAGCGCATTGTGAGAACGCAACGGCGATCGCCAAACATCTGGCCGGTCATCGCAAGCTTGCCAGCGTGGTGTATCCCTTCCAGGAGGATCATCCGGATTGCGCTCTGGCGCGGCGTCAGATGAGCGGCGGCGGTGGAATCGTGACGATCGTGTTCCGGGGCGAGTCCGGGGGCGGATCGGGTGGTGAGTCGCCCGATGCCGCGGCGGCACGGCGATTCTGCGAAAACGTCCGGGTGTTCTCGCTAGCGGAATCGCTGGGCGGCGTGGAGTCGCTGGTCAATCATCCGGCGATCATGACGCACGCGTCCATCCCACGGGAAATCCGCGAATCGCGGGGGATTACCGACGGGCTAGTGCGGCTTTCGGTAGGCGTTGAAGACGTGGGCGATCTGATCGCCGATCTGGATCAGGCGCTGGACAAGGCGTAA
- a CDS encoding prepilin-type N-terminal cleavage/methylation domain-containing protein produces the protein MRHRRLSGFTLVELLVVIGIIAIVVGIVLPAFSRARERSKSLACLSRVRELGRGWESYLADNEDNCPPGRMFNQEPKGPTNPANWYDVGNGLKYRPRWPAVLGPHVGVFAFNRPEPPPWKNEGSGEPNYERQDYDNELYQCPVVRERIDERNYAFGYNYQFLGNARMANDQFINFPVRRNLIAAPSSTVVIADAMGTAAEFSDAERASYENDGTNPKARGNHGWSLDPPRLTDRSDRGTGDEGSPRTAVDPRHNGQVNVVFADGHTLGMTDYEMGYRRERTGEYVNRLGEGSSGRPLQNTPTGTDADFATNKYFSGNGRDVDPPVVPGK, from the coding sequence ATGAGACACAGAAGATTATCGGGCTTCACGCTGGTTGAGCTGCTCGTGGTCATTGGCATTATCGCCATTGTGGTGGGCATCGTGCTCCCGGCGTTCAGCCGTGCCCGGGAGCGCAGCAAATCCTTGGCCTGTCTCTCGCGGGTGCGGGAACTTGGGCGGGGCTGGGAGTCGTACCTGGCCGACAACGAGGACAACTGCCCTCCCGGGAGGATGTTCAACCAGGAGCCCAAGGGACCGACGAACCCGGCAAACTGGTACGACGTGGGCAACGGGCTCAAGTATCGGCCTCGCTGGCCGGCGGTGCTCGGCCCGCACGTCGGAGTCTTTGCGTTCAATCGTCCGGAACCCCCACCGTGGAAGAACGAGGGCTCGGGAGAACCCAATTACGAACGGCAGGACTACGACAACGAGCTGTATCAGTGTCCGGTGGTGCGCGAGCGCATCGACGAGCGCAACTATGCGTTCGGGTACAACTATCAGTTCCTGGGCAATGCCCGAATGGCCAATGACCAGTTCATCAATTTCCCGGTGCGGCGCAACCTGATCGCGGCCCCGAGCTCGACGGTGGTTATCGCGGACGCGATGGGTACGGCTGCGGAATTCTCTGACGCAGAACGAGCCAGCTACGAGAATGACGGAACCAATCCGAAAGCGCGGGGCAACCACGGATGGTCTCTCGATCCGCCGCGGCTGACGGATCGATCGGATCGGGGAACGGGCGATGAAGGCTCCCCGAGGACGGCCGTCGACCCCCGGCACAACGGGCAGGTCAATGTCGTCTTCGCCGACGGGCACACGCTGGGTATGACCGACTATGAAATGGGCTATCGCCGTGAGAGAACGGGTGAATATGTGAACAGACTCGGCGAAGGCTCGTCGGGGCGTCCACTCCAGAATACGCCAACCGGCACCGACGCGGACTTCGCGACAAACAAGTATTTCTCGGGCAACGGGCGAGACGTGGATCCGCCGGTTGTACCGGGGAAGTGA
- the lepB gene encoding signal peptidase I — MTEHKTDLESPGGSSAFPTPCRPRWRRRARFLWGEWIKPIVIVVAICTTFRSAVADWNVVPTGSMKPTIVEGDRIVVNKLAYGLRVPVMGWWLAEWSQPQRGEVVVLFEPNTGQRLVKRVIGVPGDTISALNGVLLVNGVAATYSSANEADIEAVTTEDRRTHGFATESLGGTEHAVMRVPFAIRSGDFGPVDVPPGHYFVMGDNREESRDSRAFGCVPRSLIVGRTRHVALSLDPQWWYLPRLDRFWHELR, encoded by the coding sequence ATGACCGAACACAAGACGGATTTGGAATCGCCCGGCGGGTCGTCAGCTTTTCCGACACCATGTAGGCCGAGATGGCGCCGACGCGCACGCTTTCTGTGGGGCGAATGGATCAAGCCCATCGTTATCGTCGTGGCGATCTGCACGACATTCCGATCGGCCGTGGCGGATTGGAACGTGGTTCCCACGGGCTCCATGAAACCAACGATCGTCGAAGGCGATCGAATCGTCGTGAACAAGCTTGCCTACGGGCTGCGTGTGCCCGTAATGGGCTGGTGGCTGGCGGAGTGGTCACAACCGCAGCGCGGCGAGGTCGTTGTGCTCTTCGAGCCGAACACGGGACAGCGGCTGGTCAAGCGCGTCATCGGCGTGCCGGGCGATACGATCAGCGCGCTCAACGGCGTCCTGCTGGTGAACGGCGTCGCCGCGACGTATTCGTCGGCGAACGAGGCAGACATCGAAGCGGTCACGACGGAGGATCGTCGGACCCATGGATTCGCCACGGAGTCGCTTGGCGGCACAGAGCACGCGGTAATGCGCGTTCCGTTCGCCATCCGGTCAGGCGACTTCGGGCCTGTGGACGTCCCGCCCGGCCATTACTTCGTGATGGGAGACAATCGGGAGGAGAGTCGGGACTCGCGTGCTTTTGGCTGCGTGCCAAGATCGCTCATCGTCGGACGGACCCGACACGTTGCGCTCTCGCTTGACCCGCAATGGTGGTATCTGCCGCGATTAGACCGCTTCTGGCACGAACTGCGTTAG
- a CDS encoding UpxY family transcription antiterminator, with protein sequence MTLPAKEIAAASEIPLRRGPSIDAFDGRWCVLHTRSRNEKVIAAELLRQGVAHFLPLIRVPRIYAGRRRTVEIPLFPCYVFLCGADAERQIALRTERVANILEVPDQDGLRADLSRIQQVVESDVPVDLYPRLRSGVRCRVISGSLIGLEGIVLRRRGPWKVFVGVQFVGQSAELEIDSSHLEVID encoded by the coding sequence ATGACGTTGCCTGCCAAAGAAATAGCCGCTGCCAGCGAAATCCCCTTGCGACGGGGGCCTTCGATCGACGCGTTTGATGGTCGGTGGTGTGTTCTTCACACCCGATCACGGAATGAGAAGGTCATCGCCGCCGAGCTACTCCGCCAGGGCGTGGCCCATTTTCTCCCGCTGATCCGGGTGCCGCGCATCTACGCCGGGCGCCGCCGCACCGTGGAGATTCCCCTGTTTCCCTGCTACGTCTTTCTCTGCGGTGCTGACGCTGAACGGCAGATCGCCCTTCGAACGGAGCGTGTGGCCAACATCCTCGAAGTGCCCGACCAGGACGGCCTTCGCGCCGACCTGAGCCGCATCCAGCAGGTCGTGGAGAGCGACGTGCCCGTCGATCTCTATCCCCGCCTCCGCTCGGGCGTTCGATGCCGCGTGATTTCCGGCAGTCTTATCGGACTGGAGGGCATCGTTCTCCGGCGCCGCGGCCCCTGGAAGGTCTTCGTGGGCGTTCAATTCGTCGGCCAGTCCGCCGAACTCGAAATTGATTCGAGCCACCTCGAAGTCATCGACTGA
- a CDS encoding pyridoxal-phosphate dependent enzyme, giving the protein MQRIAEGLLPAVYAKIEFVNPGGSVKDRIARAMVERAEAQGLLKPGGTIVEATSGNTGVGLAMVAAVKGYRCIFVMPDKMSAEKISLLRAYGAEVVLTPAGAESNSPEGYSGVAARLANEIPNAWQPNQFANLTNPDYHHEVTGPEIWEQMEGKLTVFVGGIGTGGTISGVGRYLKERNPAVRVVAADPEGSILSGDQPRPWAVEGIGEDYVPKTFNSQVVDEWVRVSDAESFGTARDMARKEGLLVGGSCGTAMAAALRYAQRCSKEDVIVVMCPDTGRNYLSKMYSDEWMIEKGFIKAEGRKHTVGELLLARESADFFAVSPTDSAEDAIQLLREHGISQVPVLENGKVVGGLRELTLARLLHSGRDPRQVPIRDIMARPFPMVDAGTDLDEVYRLLSSGNSGVVVTQNDMAAGIVTRIDLVEFWDAPFKLNAMP; this is encoded by the coding sequence ATGCAGCGTATCGCCGAGGGTCTGCTTCCCGCGGTGTACGCGAAGATCGAATTCGTGAACCCGGGCGGGAGCGTCAAGGACCGCATCGCCCGCGCCATGGTCGAGCGAGCCGAGGCCCAGGGGTTGCTCAAGCCCGGCGGAACCATCGTCGAGGCCACTTCCGGAAACACGGGGGTGGGGCTGGCGATGGTCGCGGCGGTCAAAGGCTATCGCTGTATCTTCGTCATGCCGGACAAGATGAGCGCGGAAAAAATCTCGCTTCTGCGGGCCTACGGAGCCGAGGTCGTGCTGACTCCGGCGGGAGCGGAGAGCAACTCGCCGGAAGGCTACAGCGGCGTGGCCGCCCGGCTCGCCAATGAGATCCCCAACGCCTGGCAGCCCAACCAGTTCGCCAATCTCACCAACCCCGACTACCACCACGAGGTCACCGGTCCGGAAATCTGGGAGCAGATGGAAGGCAAGCTGACCGTGTTCGTCGGCGGAATCGGTACAGGGGGGACCATTTCCGGCGTCGGACGCTACCTGAAAGAGCGCAATCCCGCGGTGCGGGTCGTCGCGGCCGATCCGGAGGGGTCGATCCTCTCCGGCGACCAGCCGCGCCCGTGGGCGGTCGAAGGCATCGGCGAGGATTACGTCCCGAAGACGTTCAATTCCCAAGTGGTTGACGAGTGGGTGCGGGTCAGTGACGCGGAATCGTTCGGCACGGCGCGCGACATGGCGCGGAAGGAAGGACTGTTGGTGGGCGGTTCTTGCGGAACGGCCATGGCGGCCGCCCTGCGTTATGCCCAGCGTTGCTCCAAGGAAGATGTCATCGTTGTAATGTGTCCGGATACGGGGCGCAACTATCTTTCCAAGATGTACTCCGATGAGTGGATGATCGAGAAGGGGTTTATCAAGGCGGAGGGCCGCAAGCATACCGTGGGCGAACTGCTGTTGGCTCGCGAATCGGCGGATTTTTTTGCGGTATCGCCGACGGACAGTGCCGAAGACGCCATTCAATTGCTGCGCGAGCACGGAATTTCGCAGGTCCCCGTGCTGGAGAACGGCAAGGTTGTGGGCGGGCTGCGTGAATTGACGCTGGCGCGCCTGCTGCACTCGGGGCGCGACCCGCGGCAGGTTCCCATCCGGGACATCATGGCACGCCCCTTCCCCATGGTGGATGCGGGTACGGATCTGGACGAGGTTTATCGGCTGCTTTCCTCAGGGAACAGCGGCGTCGTGGTCACGCAGAACGACATGGCTGCGGGCATCGTCACGCGGATCGACCTTGTCGAGTTTTGGGACGCCCCCTTCAAACTGAATGCGATGCCGTAA
- a CDS encoding polysaccharide biosynthesis/export family protein encodes MKPPFQTDLRLIETRLGTFLAVALAAAFAGTGCAPDHRISLDKFVAMQHAVELLPVDAPVTPPQVNIDDVLGPYVVGPNDVLSISMVRADQTPLFPMTHVRVDRDGEIELPIVGSLKVSGLAMDEVDRRIRDAYIPAVVTEGVVFTDLVAPDTSNVLVTGAVTIPGFVPLRRTERNIVFAIVAAGGVTDLASGQATLRRIRNPYEPETYQLKDPLSFQEALAAEPLEAGDMIFVDAARPNTVFVGGLVLQTGPQSYPAGTDVNILQALAAAGGTRPDLTPREGTLIRRLDDGTDVQVKLNLHRIARGEDPNIDLLAGDILWVPDTLGTRVQDFINRNFFMRAGVSVTYSVTGVEYLNRAGQQSGRGFDQQSTFDPLGFLNRNSALQNLTSRPVQ; translated from the coding sequence ATGAAGCCGCCATTCCAAACAGATCTGCGTCTGATCGAGACTCGTCTTGGCACATTTCTCGCAGTTGCTCTGGCTGCTGCATTCGCCGGGACCGGCTGCGCGCCGGATCATCGTATCTCGCTGGACAAGTTCGTTGCCATGCAGCACGCCGTCGAGTTGCTTCCCGTGGACGCTCCGGTGACGCCGCCGCAGGTGAATATCGATGATGTCCTCGGACCCTACGTGGTCGGTCCGAATGACGTGCTATCCATCAGCATGGTCCGCGCCGACCAGACCCCGCTGTTTCCGATGACGCATGTTCGCGTCGACCGCGACGGCGAAATCGAGCTGCCCATTGTGGGATCTCTGAAGGTCTCCGGGCTGGCCATGGATGAAGTCGACCGGCGCATCCGCGATGCGTACATCCCGGCAGTGGTCACGGAGGGCGTTGTCTTTACCGACCTTGTTGCTCCGGATACGTCCAACGTCCTCGTCACGGGTGCAGTGACAATTCCTGGATTCGTCCCGCTGCGCCGCACGGAACGAAACATCGTCTTCGCCATCGTGGCCGCGGGCGGCGTGACCGACCTGGCTTCAGGACAGGCCACGCTGCGACGCATCCGCAACCCATACGAGCCCGAAACCTACCAGCTCAAGGATCCGCTGAGTTTTCAGGAAGCGCTGGCGGCCGAACCGCTCGAGGCCGGGGACATGATCTTTGTGGACGCGGCCCGACCCAACACCGTTTTCGTCGGCGGACTTGTCCTGCAAACCGGTCCGCAGAGTTATCCGGCGGGCACGGACGTCAACATCCTCCAAGCCTTGGCCGCCGCCGGTGGAACGCGGCCCGACCTCACCCCGCGCGAGGGAACGCTTATCCGCCGGCTTGACGACGGCACCGACGTGCAGGTCAAACTGAATCTTCACCGCATCGCCCGGGGAGAGGATCCCAACATCGATCTTCTGGCCGGCGATATCCTCTGGGTGCCCGACACGCTGGGAACACGCGTGCAGGATTTCATCAACCGCAACTTCTTCATGCGGGCGGGCGTCAGTGTCACCTACAGCGTTACGGGTGTGGAATACCTGAACCGCGCGGGTCAGCAGAGCGGCCGGGGATTCGATCAACAGAGTACATTTGATCCGCTGGGCTTCCTGAACCGGAACTCCGCGCTCCAGAATCTGACCAGCCGTCCCGTGCAGTAA
- a CDS encoding S8 family serine peptidase yields MARSRYRIGLAGLVAAMLMGCGTTTVPNASPSEDELPATKVFADDTDPDLALLPVVESELLVQPFPGASEEKINAVYAAAGAAASKTLPEIGVTVLTTAEGATDEVAASLAESGLIEEIHRNYVFTAERVANDSLIADQTHLFFIDLPEAWDISTGDDAIVVGVVDSGIDESHPDLQDKILTGWNVYDESGDFGDEAGHGTQAAGVAAAASNNATGVAGVSWGSPIVAIRAADGTGRSTSRHLAAGILRAEEEGADVINVSFAPLWSNSIVQAAAERAQAQGSLVVISAGNGGRYRDADGFDAALFVGALVDDTRIAPFSDRGPFVDLVAPGTAIETTSLGGGYGPATGTSFAAPIVTGVAALMWSANPELRPTTIAQLLRDTSADLGNSGRDDTFGYGRVDAGAAVSAAAATVESRDDTPPRVRVLGPRSGSRQSRLFAARVSASDESGVADVVLSIDGAAFAVDTRAPYLFAVDPSAFGTGEHEITAVATDTNGNRSDAASVRVTFLTSRGSDPSGTVSFRSPRDGSIVQGDVTISADVASGDGLATIEWIIDGETVLTQAVSGTSSRVSYRWRSAAREDGAHTIVLRVISAEGDAFLGTLEVTSIR; encoded by the coding sequence TTGGCTCGGAGTCGATATCGAATTGGGCTCGCCGGACTTGTGGCGGCGATGTTGATGGGATGCGGTACGACCACGGTACCGAATGCATCACCCAGCGAGGATGAACTTCCCGCCACCAAGGTCTTTGCAGATGACACCGATCCCGATCTGGCTTTGTTGCCAGTGGTTGAATCAGAGCTCCTGGTACAACCATTTCCGGGTGCGTCAGAAGAAAAGATCAACGCCGTGTATGCGGCGGCCGGGGCGGCGGCGTCCAAGACTCTGCCGGAGATCGGCGTCACGGTTCTTACGACGGCCGAAGGCGCCACGGACGAGGTTGCGGCCTCGCTCGCGGAATCCGGTCTGATCGAGGAAATCCACCGCAATTATGTCTTTACGGCCGAGCGCGTGGCCAATGATTCGCTTATCGCAGACCAGACACACCTATTCTTCATCGATCTTCCCGAGGCGTGGGACATCAGTACGGGCGACGACGCCATCGTGGTGGGTGTTGTGGACAGCGGAATCGATGAGTCGCACCCCGACCTTCAAGACAAGATCCTGACGGGCTGGAACGTTTACGATGAAAGCGGCGACTTTGGTGACGAGGCGGGTCACGGGACGCAAGCCGCCGGCGTCGCCGCGGCAGCGTCGAACAACGCAACCGGTGTCGCCGGTGTGTCGTGGGGAAGCCCGATCGTCGCCATTCGCGCCGCGGACGGCACGGGACGGTCGACGAGCCGCCATCTTGCGGCCGGCATTCTCCGGGCGGAGGAGGAAGGCGCGGATGTTATCAACGTCAGTTTCGCGCCGCTCTGGTCGAATTCCATCGTCCAAGCCGCGGCCGAGCGGGCCCAGGCTCAAGGCTCCCTCGTGGTGATCAGCGCCGGCAACGGCGGTCGATACCGCGACGCCGACGGCTTCGACGCCGCGCTGTTTGTCGGCGCACTCGTGGACGACACGCGAATCGCGCCGTTTTCCGATCGTGGACCGTTCGTTGATCTCGTGGCTCCGGGAACCGCCATCGAGACCACATCGCTTGGCGGCGGGTACGGTCCCGCGACGGGAACGTCTTTCGCAGCGCCCATCGTCACGGGCGTGGCCGCGCTGATGTGGTCGGCGAATCCTGAGCTTCGCCCGACGACCATTGCCCAACTCCTTCGAGACACTTCCGCCGATCTGGGCAACAGTGGTCGGGATGACACGTTCGGCTACGGCCGGGTCGACGCAGGGGCCGCGGTGAGCGCCGCCGCCGCAACCGTCGAATCTCGTGACGACACTCCCCCGCGCGTCCGCGTCCTGGGACCCCGCAGCGGAAGCCGGCAGAGCCGGTTGTTTGCAGCTCGCGTTTCGGCAAGTGACGAGAGCGGGGTGGCGGACGTGGTGCTGTCCATCGACGGCGCGGCGTTCGCGGTGGACACGCGAGCGCCCTATTTGTTTGCGGTTGACCCCAGCGCGTTCGGCACCGGTGAGCACGAGATCACCGCCGTAGCGACGGACACGAATGGGAACCGCAGCGATGCGGCTTCGGTTCGCGTCACGTTCTTGACTTCGCGCGGTTCGGACCCATCCGGAACGGTGTCGTTCCGGTCGCCGCGCGACGGTTCCATTGTTCAAGGCGATGTGACCATCTCGGCCGACGTGGCGTCGGGCGACGGATTGGCGACCATCGAGTGGATTATCGATGGGGAAACGGTTCTGACCCAGGCCGTTTCGGGAACCAGCAGTCGAGTCAGCTACCGATGGCGCAGTGCCGCCCGAGAGGACGGAGCGCACACGATTGTCCTTCGCGTGATCAGCGCTGAGGGTGACGCGTTCTTGGGAACACTTGAGGTCACGTCCATTCGGTGA
- the sppA gene encoding signal peptide peptidase SppA, whose protein sequence is MRRVTYVLGWLVLLGFVAAPAYAVENEKKPDSSASSNEAANGEEQESPIQRLVEVRIDEYVVPARAINIPLPGKTKTLQELREQFKDLAEDDRVGAVLLDIGTLQLSMPDIEELRASLELLKNKGKKVSAFLNLATPNGYLLACAADEIVVAPTGNVVIPGLGRAFPFLKGYYQMVGMEYDVVTAGRFKYPGFVNRREPDKFFLEEFNAILDGWIGDYMRMIGTARKLSPEAVKDAINHALFRADEALQRGLVDRLAYYDECKEQVLRRGKYRLQKSREEGLANVNSLQDLMELINEQIREQEEARKAVGPKIAVLQARGPIIDMTLGPSFASQVISREDFVKVVRELRKNDSIKAVVMHVDSPGGSGYASDVIWQELRALDDVKPLVVSMGSVAGSGGYYIACPARKIFAHPTTITGSIGVIGIFPSMRSMLNRMDYEMTTMQRGERALLGSGLDTLSPEERQFLQDYISDFYSVFVDRVATGRRMPAEVVRQIAEGRIYTGRQAKELRLIDELGSLSDAIDAAREMANIPPSAEVRIVYYPRASSLGELLEGIGSVSAAQAVSVFSQAASPAPALPFDAQLKLFSSRIEPLCWMAVPPFYEGATVPGVSVLPSLPMRNTPAPALPWAP, encoded by the coding sequence ATGAGACGCGTCACATACGTACTGGGGTGGCTCGTGCTGCTGGGATTCGTCGCAGCGCCGGCCTATGCCGTGGAGAACGAGAAGAAGCCGGACAGCAGCGCTTCGTCAAACGAAGCCGCCAACGGCGAGGAACAAGAAAGCCCGATTCAGCGACTGGTCGAAGTGCGGATCGACGAATACGTCGTCCCCGCCCGGGCGATCAATATCCCGTTGCCCGGCAAGACCAAGACGCTGCAGGAGCTGCGCGAGCAGTTCAAGGACCTGGCGGAAGACGACCGGGTCGGGGCCGTGCTGCTGGATATCGGCACGCTCCAGCTCTCCATGCCCGACATCGAGGAGCTCCGCGCCAGCCTGGAGCTGCTCAAGAACAAGGGCAAGAAGGTCTCGGCGTTTCTCAACCTGGCGACGCCGAACGGATATCTCCTGGCTTGCGCGGCCGATGAGATCGTGGTGGCACCGACCGGGAACGTGGTGATTCCGGGACTGGGACGGGCGTTCCCGTTCCTGAAGGGTTACTACCAGATGGTCGGCATGGAATACGACGTCGTCACCGCGGGGCGCTTCAAGTATCCCGGCTTTGTCAATCGGCGGGAGCCGGACAAATTCTTCCTCGAGGAGTTCAACGCCATCCTGGACGGATGGATCGGCGACTACATGCGGATGATCGGCACGGCGCGGAAGCTGTCCCCCGAGGCCGTCAAGGACGCCATCAACCACGCGCTGTTTCGCGCCGACGAGGCCCTCCAGCGCGGCCTTGTGGATCGCCTGGCGTACTACGACGAGTGCAAGGAGCAGGTCCTGCGGCGGGGGAAGTACCGGCTCCAGAAATCGCGAGAAGAGGGCCTGGCCAACGTGAACTCGCTCCAGGACCTGATGGAGCTCATCAACGAGCAGATCCGCGAGCAGGAAGAAGCACGGAAGGCGGTGGGTCCCAAGATCGCGGTGCTCCAGGCGCGCGGTCCGATCATCGACATGACGCTGGGGCCGAGCTTCGCTTCCCAGGTTATTTCCCGGGAAGACTTCGTGAAGGTCGTCCGTGAGCTTCGCAAGAATGATTCGATCAAGGCGGTGGTCATGCATGTCGACTCGCCGGGCGGGTCGGGATATGCATCCGACGTCATCTGGCAAGAGCTTCGCGCCCTGGACGACGTCAAGCCGCTGGTGGTGAGCATGGGCTCGGTTGCAGGCTCGGGTGGATATTACATCGCGTGTCCGGCACGCAAGATTTTCGCCCATCCGACGACCATCACGGGTTCGATCGGCGTGATCGGCATTTTCCCGTCGATGCGGTCCATGTTGAACCGCATGGACTATGAAATGACCACGATGCAGCGCGGCGAGCGCGCACTGCTGGGCTCCGGACTGGATACGCTCTCGCCGGAGGAGCGGCAGTTCCTTCAGGATTACATCAGTGATTTCTACTCCGTGTTCGTCGATCGCGTGGCGACCGGACGGCGCATGCCCGCCGAGGTCGTGCGGCAGATCGCCGAAGGGCGCATCTACACGGGTCGCCAAGCCAAGGAGCTGCGTCTCATTGATGAACTTGGCAGCCTTTCCGATGCCATCGACGCCGCCCGCGAGATGGCCAACATCCCGCCGAGCGCTGAAGTGCGGATCGTATACTACCCCCGGGCGAGCAGTCTCGGCGAGCTGCTGGAAGGCATCGGATCGGTCTCCGCGGCCCAGGCGGTAAGTGTGTTCTCGCAAGCGGCCTCGCCGGCACCGGCCTTGCCGTTTGACGCGCAGTTGAAGCTGTTCTCGTCGAGGATCGAGCCGCTGTGCTGGATGGCGGTACCGCCCTTCTACGAGGGCGCGACGGTGCCGGGCGTATCCGTGCTGCCTTCGCTGCCGATGCGGAATACGCCGGCTCCCGCGTTGCCGTGGGCACCGTAG